The proteins below are encoded in one region of Silene latifolia isolate original U9 population chromosome 2, ASM4854445v1, whole genome shotgun sequence:
- the LOC141641567 gene encoding protein FAR1-RELATED SEQUENCE 5-like → MQIIDGINENLHFISEDIYIYTYTLCTFTDLVKQNGVQPDRKELCKEVEKRFTPYIGQEFGGVDDAVTFYKIYAIACGFDVRRYTTKKWRGGEIKSKLVFCNREGFAHKKPRKDQDGGVDGENSQRIFRVTRVGCKARIRLYMKNGLLVIDRFHEGHNHELISLRDDSSEIVAIGATKTYRICKEQVNGYENIGASLNDFKNFHRDVKCFIHERDGQLFVDHFKEMTETRKGFYFDYDLDDDGSLRKAIWADGTARDNYKIFGDAVSFDPTYSTNKYSMVFTPFTGVDHHKRSVTFCGALIAREDYESFNWVFSRFLIAMGSKEPEYIITDQDPGIIKSVPLVFKTARHRFCMWHIMNKMPNKFGVSRSDYNDFICKIDDIIWDDELEAAEFDGLWEQIVQDHGVGVNDWFADTYAIRGQWVMAHCRDLRMASIMRTTQRS, encoded by the exons ATGCAAATAATAGATGGCAtcaatg AAAATTTACATTTCATATCTGAggacatttacatttacacttacactctgTGCACATTTACAGACTTGGTGAAACAGAATGGGGTTCAACCTGACAGGAAAGAGCTGTGTAAGGAGGTGGAGAAGAGGTTTACACCGTACATCGGCCAGGAGTTTGGGGGTGTTGATGATGCAGTGACTTTTTATAAGATATACGccattgcttgtgggtttgatgtACGTAGGTACACAACAAAAAAATGGCGTGGCGGTGAGATCAAGTCAAAGCTCGTCTTCTGCAATCGAGAAGGTTTCGCTCACAAGAAGCCCAGAAAAGATCAGGATGGTGGAGTGGATGGGGAGAATTCACAGAGGATATTCAGGGTCACTAGAGTGGGGTGTAAAGCGAGGATACGACTATATATGAAGAATGGTCTTTTAGTAATTGACCGGTTCCACGAGGGTCACAATCACGAGCTTATCTCACTTCGTGACGACAGTTCCGAAATTGTCGCA ATAGGAGCAACAAAAACATACAGAATCTGCAAAGAACAAGTGAATGGATACGAAAACATTGGAGCAagcttaaatgattttaagaacttccataggGATGTTAAATGTTTCATTCACGAACGGGATGGTCAGTTGTTTGTTGACCATTTCAAGGAAATGACTGAAACAAGAAAAGGTTTCTACTTTGACTATGACCTTGACGATGATGGCAGCCTACGTAAGGCCATATGGGCGGACGGTACCGCCCGAGATAATTACAAAATTTTTGGTGATGCGGTGTCATTCGACCCAACTTACTCCACCAATAAGTATTCTATGGTATTCACACCATTCACAGGTGTTGACCACCATAAACGATCTGTGACGTTCTGTGGGGCTCTAATTGCAAGGGAAGATTATGAGTCGTTTAATTGGGTTTTCAGCCGGTTTTTAATAGCAATGGGGAGTAAGGAACCCGAGTACATAATTACAGATCAGGACCCAGGTATTATCAAATCTGTCCCTCTTGTTTTCAAGACAGCGCGCCATCGGTTctgtatgtggcatataatgaacaaaatgCCAAATAAGTTTGGCGTATCGAGAAGCGACTATAATGACTTCATCTGTAAAATTGatgacattatatgggacgatgaGCTTGAGGCAGCAGAATTTGATGGTCTCTGGGAGCAAATAGTTCAAGATCATGGTGTTGGCGTAAATGATTGGTTTGCAGATACATATGCTATAAGGGGACagtgggtgatggcgcattgcagaGACTTGAGGATGGCGTCGATTATGAGGACAACTCAAAGATCGTAG